In the genome of Saprospiraceae bacterium, the window AGTCATTGCGTAGATTATCGGTTTCGTAATTAGAGCATTTGGAATAAGGCGTATTCAAACCTAAGCATTTTAAGAGCATGTTTGGAGGTAAAAAATACTAAAAATGGAAGTCAGTTTGTAACTTGAAAATTCACGACAAATTTCAAGTTATGATAATTCAATATGTAGAATTAACTGACTTCCAGTGGGAAGTTATAGAGGATTTATTTCCTGAGCAAGAAAAATGCATACTGAGTTTAAGAAAAGTACTGGATGATATTTTGTGGCTAGCACGAACAGGTACCCAGTGGCGAAATTTAGACAGTAAATTTCCAAAATGGACAGCGGTGTATCACCATTTTAGGAAATGGAAAAATGACGGTCGTTTCGAAAAGATGAATCAACGGCTAAATGAAATTGAACGTTATAGTGAGGATAAGGAAGAATCACCATCCGCCTTATGTGTTGATAGTCAAAGCGTTAAGATTAGTTCTTTTATAAGTTTAGATACTGGATACGACGGAGGAAAGAAAATTAAGGGCCGCAAACGACATATAGCTACCGATACGATGGGATTGATTATAGGAGCTGTTACAATGCCTTTTCCTGCTTCTCTGACAATTTATGCGGGCAAGTGAAAGTGAACGACTAAGGGGTCCTAAGCATTTTTAAACTCCCCTCCTTCCTCAATTGACCGGATCACCTCAAGTACCTCTTCTTCCGAAAGACCCGTCAATTCGCCTAACAAGCTTATCGAAAGACCAGCATTTAAACCTTTTTTTATGACTTCTTTTTTTGTCTGCTCAATACCTTTTTCAATGCCCTGTTCCATACCCTGCTTAATGCCTTTTTCAATGCCTTGAATAACGCCTTCCTGAATTAACATATCATAAGAACTCATGGTCATTTTTTTAGTTTCTCCGGATAGTGTCATAGCTAACTGATATAAGTCTGTTCCACTAAGTTCGGTATTTTGTAAGAAATAAACAATCATCCCCTCGAATAAGTTTCTTTTTGCCCGGTCGTGAATTTGGTTCTCAATGCCGATAAAAATCCTGGCATAATATTGTTGTGGGAACTGCCGGATATGCTTCATTAACAACAGAATATTACTCAGCAACAGGGCTTTTAGAGCCAAAATCTCCCCATCCTCTATTTGATTGATGTCTGTCAGAAGATACTCAAAATCAGGAACATAGGCATGCAGCATCGGATTAAGGGCTTTAAAGTAGCTATGAAACGGACGCGACTTCCATTCCTGTTCGCCCTGATACACCACAATAGGGATGTACGTACAACTGTGGGCTGTATTTGACCCCATCCATAAACTGCCCTTTTTCTTTTACCAAAGGGGCCGCGATCATCGGGGGCCCAAAAGCCTACTGGAACGTTTTGCAGGTGTACTGCAATGCGATGAGA includes:
- a CDS encoding transposase; the protein is MIIQYVELTDFQWEVIEDLFPEQEKCILSLRKVLDDILWLARTGTQWRNLDSKFPKWTAVYHHFRKWKNDGRFEKMNQRLNEIERYSEDKEESPSALCVDSQSVKISSFISLDTGYDGGKKIKGRKRHIATDTMGLIIGAVTMPFPASLTIYAGK
- a CDS encoding Rpn family recombination-promoting nuclease/putative transposase, whose amino-acid sequence is MGSNTAHSCTYIPIVVYQGEQEWKSRPFHSYFKALNPMLHAYVPDFEYLLTDINQIEDGEILALKALLLSNILLLMKHIRQFPQQYYARIFIGIENQIHDRAKRNLFEGMIVYFLQNTELSGTDLYQLAMTLSGETKKMTMSSYDMLIQEGVIQGIEKGIKQGMEQGIEKGIEQTKKEVIKKGLNAGLSISLLGELTGLSEEEVLEVIRSIEEGGEFKNA